In one Microbacterium invictum genomic region, the following are encoded:
- a CDS encoding SDR family oxidoreductase encodes MARFLLIAASSGIGQATADILRDGGHEVITTARGDHTITPDHILDATDFAAVDDVFAAAGELDGVACFAGSLLLKPAHLTTAEEYDEVIAASLTTAFATVRGAGKHLKRGGSVVLVSSAAAMHGTANHEAIAAAKSGVIGLALSAAATYASRNLRVNAVAPGLTETSLTASLTETEGARKVSEAMHALGRLGQPDDVARAVAFLLDPANDWITGQVLAVDGGLARVRPRMKV; translated from the coding sequence ATGGCGCGCTTCCTTCTCATCGCCGCATCGAGCGGCATCGGCCAGGCCACCGCGGACATCCTGCGCGACGGCGGACACGAGGTCATCACGACCGCCCGCGGCGACCACACCATCACCCCCGACCACATCCTCGACGCCACCGACTTCGCGGCCGTCGACGACGTGTTCGCCGCGGCGGGCGAGCTCGACGGCGTGGCGTGCTTCGCCGGGTCGCTGCTGCTCAAGCCGGCGCACCTGACCACCGCCGAGGAGTACGACGAGGTGATCGCCGCCTCGCTCACGACGGCGTTCGCGACCGTGCGCGGTGCGGGCAAGCACCTCAAGCGCGGCGGATCGGTCGTGCTCGTGTCATCCGCGGCGGCCATGCACGGAACGGCGAACCACGAGGCGATCGCGGCCGCGAAATCCGGAGTGATCGGGCTGGCGCTGTCGGCTGCGGCGACGTACGCGTCGCGGAACCTCCGGGTCAACGCCGTCGCCCCCGGGCTGACCGAGACGTCCTTGACGGCGTCGCTGACCGAGACCGAGGGGGCGCGGAAGGTGTCCGAGGCCATGCACGCGCTCGGGCGCCTCGGCCAGCCCGATGACGTCGCGCGGGCCGTGGCCTTCCTCCTCGACCCCGCGAACGACTGGATCACCGGTCAGGTGCTCGCCGTCGACGGCGGGCTGGCGCGGGTGCGCCCGCGCATGAAGGTCTGA
- a CDS encoding GAF domain-containing sensor histidine kinase: MSTAQDATRREVIAQYGVIGEPPEPDLEGLVRLAATISGVPTAVINIIDDRQQHQIATVGIAASTCSRDDSMCAVVFENAQRVIVSDARRDERFAQNPFVTGDIARIRFYASSPLVTPGGVPIGTLCVFDDDPGALTAEQGAALDVLARQVVDVLELRRLARELRRSNEALEGFARQVSHDLRNPLTAISGFLELAVDAPELAGAPAASRAIERAEAAAHRMSNMLDDLLAFARVGGVPPTPVRVDVADLLEEIQDDLHAALSDSGAHIAVIADSDLEGDRTMLRVLVENLVANAVKFAAATGTRPHVEVRAERSAAGIRLVVDDNGPGVPVAERERVFGLMERGENVVAPGLGLGLATCRRIVEAHGGQIGISDAPLGGARVWVALPGSGRFEPAPV; the protein is encoded by the coding sequence GTGAGCACAGCACAGGACGCGACGCGCCGCGAGGTGATCGCGCAGTACGGCGTCATCGGCGAGCCTCCCGAGCCCGACCTCGAGGGCCTGGTGCGCCTGGCGGCGACCATTTCGGGGGTGCCCACGGCGGTGATCAACATCATCGACGACCGGCAGCAGCACCAGATCGCCACGGTGGGGATCGCGGCGTCCACCTGCTCGCGAGACGATTCCATGTGCGCGGTCGTCTTCGAGAACGCCCAGCGCGTCATCGTCAGCGATGCCCGACGCGACGAGCGATTCGCTCAGAACCCCTTCGTCACCGGCGACATCGCCCGCATCCGGTTCTATGCCTCGAGCCCCCTGGTGACGCCGGGCGGCGTGCCCATCGGCACCCTCTGCGTCTTCGACGACGATCCCGGCGCGCTCACCGCCGAGCAGGGCGCGGCGCTCGACGTCCTCGCCCGCCAGGTGGTCGACGTCCTCGAGCTGCGGAGGCTCGCGCGCGAGCTGCGCCGGTCGAACGAGGCCCTCGAGGGCTTCGCCCGCCAGGTCAGCCATGACCTGCGCAACCCGCTGACCGCGATCAGCGGATTCCTCGAGCTCGCCGTCGACGCCCCCGAGCTCGCCGGTGCGCCCGCCGCATCCCGGGCCATCGAGCGCGCCGAAGCCGCGGCGCATCGCATGTCGAACATGCTGGACGACCTGCTCGCCTTCGCGCGCGTGGGCGGGGTGCCGCCGACGCCGGTGCGCGTGGACGTCGCAGACCTGCTGGAGGAGATCCAGGATGACCTGCACGCCGCCCTGAGCGACAGCGGCGCGCACATCGCGGTGATCGCCGACTCCGACCTCGAGGGCGATCGGACCATGCTGCGGGTCCTGGTCGAGAACCTGGTCGCCAACGCCGTGAAGTTCGCCGCCGCCACGGGGACGCGGCCGCACGTCGAGGTGCGTGCGGAGCGCTCGGCCGCGGGCATCCGTCTGGTCGTGGACGACAACGGCCCCGGCGTCCCCGTCGCCGAGCGCGAACGGGTCTTCGGGCTCATGGAGCGGGGCGAGAACGTCGTCGCGCCGGGACTGGGGCTGGGCCTTGCCACCTGCCGCCGCATCGTCGAAGCGCACGGCGGGCAGATCGGCATCAGCGACGCGCCGCTCGGCGGTGCCCGCGTCTGGGTCGCCCTGCCCGGATCCGGCCGATTCGAGCCCGCCCCCGTCTGA